CTCGCCTATTTAATTGAGGAGACGCTGGAGACGAGCACGCGCTTTTTTGATGAGCTGAAAGCGTGCGCGAAAGACGTTCCGGGTTCGAACCGGAAAGAAATTTTGCCGTCGCCGCGTCTTGAACAATGGGCGAAGCGGCTCCGCGGCCAAATGGTCGAAATCGGCAACGAGCTTGTGTTTGAAAGCGAGACGTATACGATCGATCATTACCAGCTGAACATTGTGGATGAATATTTGGACCAAATCCAGTATTCACTCGATTTGTTTTTGAAAAACGCCGACGCCATTACGTGGCTTGAGTCGTCGCGTCAAGAGGCGACGTTTGTCGTCATGCCGCGCACCGTTCAAGAAGTGTTGCGCGAAAAAGTGTTCAGCAAACGAATGCCGTTTATCTTTTCGTCAGCGACGCTATCGAGCGGAAAATCGTTTGCCTATATCGCCCAAAGCTTAGGCATTGATGACTATTTATCGTTCAGCGTGCCGTCGCCGTTTGATTACGACGAACAGATGACGATTTTTATGCCGACGTTCCGCGCGGATGAGACGCTGTTTGCCAAAAAATACGCATATGCGCTTGAAAAATTGCGCGAAACCGGAGGCCGGGCGCTCATCTTGTTCCCGACGCGCGAGGAGCTTCTTCAGTTTAAAGAGGCGGCAGCCGGCGAACCATTTTCGTTTTTGTTTGAAGGCGACCGTGAAATCAGCGATTTGGTCGCCGAGTTTCAGCGTAACGAGGAAACGGTGCTTTGTTCCGAACATTTATGGGAAGGACTTGACATCCCGGGGCCGTCGCTTTCGAACGTCATTATTTGGTCGCTGCCGTATCCGCCGAATGATCCGGTGTTTCAGGCGAAGCGAAAAGCGTATAGCAACCCGTTTTGGGACGTCGATGTGCCGTATATGCTTCTTCGCCTTCGCCAAGGAGTCGGACGGCTCATCCGCACGCGCGATGACCGCGGCATTGTTTCCATTTTCGTCACCGACAGGGAAGATGAACGGGTCATTGCGGCGATCAAAGACGTGTTGCCGACAGCGGTGAGGGAAGAATGATATTCTTCCCTTTTTCATTTTCCACAAAAATAGCATTTTCTCGCTGGCAAGCAGGAAAATGGCACCTTGTTATGGAAATGATGATACGGCCATGAAATACATAGGGGGACTGAGTATAGTGAAACCAATCGAAGCGCAGTTTTTGCAATACGTGAAAAAAATGACGGGCTACCGCGAAGCGATTGGCCTCATGTATTGGGATTTGCGGACTGGCGCCCCGAAAAAAGGGGTCGAGCAGCGATCAGAAGTGATCGGCATGCTGTCAGAAGAAGTGTTTCGCATGTCGACATCCGAGGAGATGGCAGCCTTTATCGCCAAGCTGTCGCCCAAAGCCGTCTACGAGCAGCTGAATGACGTGACAAAGAAAACGCTTGATGAATGCAAAAAAGAATACGAGCGCAATAAAAAAATTCCAGCGGATGAATACAAAGAGTTTGTCGTGCTTTGTTCCAAAGCGGAAAGCGTTTGGGAAGAAGCGAAAGCGGCTGCTGATTTCGCCCGGTTTCGCCCGTATTTGGAGCAAATCATCGAGTTTCAGCGCCGCTTTATCCGTTATTGGGGGTATGAAGGACACCCGTACAATACGCTGCTCGATCAATACGAGCCGGGCATGACCGTCGATTTGCTTGACGAACTGTTCAGCCGCCTGCGCGAACGCATCGTCCCGCTTGTGCACGCCATTTCCGCCGCGTCCGACAAGCCGGACACGTCCTTTTTGTTCGCGCCGTTTCCAAAAGAAAAGCAGCGCGCTTTTCTGCTTGAGTTGCTTAAAGAGCTCGGCTATGATTTTGGCAAGGGGAGACTTGATGAGACGGTCCATCCATTTGCGATCGGGCTCAACCCGAACGATGTGCGCATTACGACGCGCTACGACGAGCGCGACTTCCGCACCGCGGTGTTTGGCACGATCCATGAATGCGGCCATGCGCTGTATGAACAACACATTTCCGAGGCGCTTGTCGGCACTCCGCTTGCAAGCGGGGCGTCGATGGGCATTCATGAATCGCAGTCGCTCTTTTTTGAAAATATGATCGGACGCCACTATGCGTTTTGGAAGCGGCATTACCCGCGCCTGCAGCAATACGCGCCCACGCAGTTCGCCGACGTTTCGCTTGATGCGTTTTACCGGGCGATCAATGAAGCGAAGCCGTCGCTCATTCGTATTGAAGCGGACGAACTGACGTATCCGCTCCATATTATCATCCGCTATGAAATCGAAAAGCAGCTGTTTGCTGGGGAGCTGGAAGCGATCGACTTGCCGGATGTATGGAATGAGAAATATGAACAATACCTTGGCATCCGCCCGCACAACGATGCGGTCGGCGTGTTGCAGGACGTCCATTGGTCCGGCGGCAGCTTCGGCTATTTCCCATCGTATGCGCTCGGCTATATGTATGCGGCGCAATTCAAGCAAGCGATGAAAAAAGAGTTGGATGTAGCTGGGCTGCTTGAAGAGGGGAACATCGCACCGATCCGTGAATGGCTGACCGTTCATATCCACC
Above is a window of Geobacillus thermoleovorans DNA encoding:
- a CDS encoding carboxypeptidase M32 → MKPIEAQFLQYVKKMTGYREAIGLMYWDLRTGAPKKGVEQRSEVIGMLSEEVFRMSTSEEMAAFIAKLSPKAVYEQLNDVTKKTLDECKKEYERNKKIPADEYKEFVVLCSKAESVWEEAKAAADFARFRPYLEQIIEFQRRFIRYWGYEGHPYNTLLDQYEPGMTVDLLDELFSRLRERIVPLVHAISAASDKPDTSFLFAPFPKEKQRAFLLELLKELGYDFGKGRLDETVHPFAIGLNPNDVRITTRYDERDFRTAVFGTIHECGHALYEQHISEALVGTPLASGASMGIHESQSLFFENMIGRHYAFWKRHYPRLQQYAPTQFADVSLDAFYRAINEAKPSLIRIEADELTYPLHIIIRYEIEKQLFAGELEAIDLPDVWNEKYEQYLGIRPHNDAVGVLQDVHWSGGSFGYFPSYALGYMYAAQFKQAMKKELDVAGLLEEGNIAPIREWLTVHIHQFGKMKKPLELVRDATGETLKADYLIQYLEEKYKALYRL
- a CDS encoding ATP-dependent DNA helicase, whose product is MGHERYPFVVEKNENFFDKLSQWIGDVFYDILPEAGFELRDEQIYMAFQLERAFREKKVIFAEAGVGTGKTIVYLLYAVCYARYTGKPAIIACADETLIEQLVKKEGDIAKLSNVLGLEIDVRLAKSPDQYLCLNKLEEVTTYDDDDIELYEQIYDELPAFVHDNKPLQSFYRYGDRKEYAHLTDEQWKKIAWDPFQDCFTCEKRHRCGQTLWRDYYRKAADLIVCSHDFYMEHVWTYEARKREGQLPLLPEASCVVFDEGHLLEFAAQKALTYRMKETTLETLLTRLLENDIREELAYLIEETLETSTRFFDELKACAKDVPGSNRKEILPSPRLEQWAKRLRGQMVEIGNELVFESETYTIDHYQLNIVDEYLDQIQYSLDLFLKNADAITWLESSRQEATFVVMPRTVQEVLREKVFSKRMPFIFSSATLSSGKSFAYIAQSLGIDDYLSFSVPSPFDYDEQMTIFMPTFRADETLFAKKYAYALEKLRETGGRALILFPTREELLQFKEAAAGEPFSFLFEGDREISDLVAEFQRNEETVLCSEHLWEGLDIPGPSLSNVIIWSLPYPPNDPVFQAKRKAYSNPFWDVDVPYMLLRLRQGVGRLIRTRDDRGIVSIFVTDREDERVIAAIKDVLPTAVREE